The following proteins are encoded in a genomic region of Maylandia zebra isolate NMK-2024a linkage group LG1, Mzebra_GT3a, whole genome shotgun sequence:
- the LOC101475017 gene encoding ATP synthase F(0) complex subunit C3, mitochondrial: protein MYACSKFVSTPSLVRAGSRALYRPLSAAVVSDGRRAETASLLAPLSGGVSQQQVALRGFQTSAVSRDIDTAAKFIGAGAATVGVAGSGAGIGTVFGSLIIGYARNPSLKQQLFSYAILGFALSEAMGLFCLMVAFLILFAM from the exons ATGTATGCCTGCTCTAAGTTCGTCTCCACGCCCTCTCTG GTCCGTGCTGGATCCAGGGCGCTGTACAGACCGCTCTCAGCAGCAGTAGTGTCAGACGGCAGGAGAGCAGAG ACTGCTTCGCTTCTGGCACCACTGAGCGGCGGTGTCTCCCAGCAGCAAGTGGCATTGCGGGGATTCCAAACCAGCGCCGTGAGCCGTGACATCGACACTGCTGCCAAGTTCATTGGAGCAGGAGCTGCCACTGTGGGAGTCGCTGGATCTGGAGCCGGAATTGGGACAGTGTTTGGCAGCCTTATCATTGGATATGCCAG GAACCCCTCTCTGAAGCAGCAGCTGTTTTCTTACGCCATCCTGGGCTTCGCTCTGTCTGAAGCTATGGGTCTCTTCTGTCTGATGGTTGCATTCCTCATTCTGTTCGCCATGTAA